A window of Halobellus sp. LT62 contains these coding sequences:
- a CDS encoding Hsp20/alpha crystallin family protein produces MRDDRDDPFDDFFDGIERMMDEMTGSDASGFATETHVDVYDEGSELRLVADLPGVAKDAVELQCDGEVLTISAAGDRREYDERIRLPARVDEHSANASFNNGILQVTFEKVDDSASIDLE; encoded by the coding sequence ATGAGAGACGACCGCGACGACCCGTTCGACGACTTCTTCGATGGGATCGAGCGGATGATGGACGAAATGACCGGCAGCGACGCCTCCGGGTTCGCCACTGAGACCCACGTCGACGTGTACGACGAGGGCTCGGAGCTTCGACTCGTCGCCGACCTCCCGGGCGTCGCGAAAGACGCCGTCGAGTTGCAGTGCGACGGGGAGGTGCTCACGATCTCCGCGGCCGGCGATCGTCGCGAGTACGACGAGCGTATTCGCCTCCCGGCCCGCGTCGACGAGCACTCCGCGAACGCCTCCTTCAACAACGGGATCTTGCAGGTCACCTTCGAGAAGGTCGACGACTCCGCCTCGATCGATCTCGAATAG
- the nucS gene encoding endonuclease NucS, with protein sequence MSATALHRPTHRDALGLLEAAFGDGRLVTVFGRCTVDYDGRASSELGPGDRLVVCKPDGTILVHTDENRKPVNWQPPGCVHRASVRDGRLRIRSERSAPDERLDVGFERVEQVTAYEVSDRSDLRLTGSEEDLRQRILDDPALVEAGFEPTATERETTAGPVDIFGGDDAGRPVVVELKRRRVGPSAASQLRRYVEAVDEEFPDEGVRGLLVAPSVTDRAAALLEELDLEFVPVEPVQTGSSAQTDSPTRSEPTTSE encoded by the coding sequence ATGTCCGCGACGGCGCTTCACCGACCGACTCACCGCGACGCCCTCGGGCTCTTAGAGGCCGCATTCGGCGACGGGCGGCTGGTGACCGTGTTCGGTCGGTGCACCGTCGACTACGACGGCCGGGCGTCCTCGGAACTCGGCCCGGGAGACAGGCTCGTCGTCTGTAAGCCCGACGGGACGATCCTCGTGCACACCGACGAGAACCGCAAGCCGGTCAACTGGCAGCCGCCGGGTTGTGTCCACCGCGCGAGCGTCCGGGACGGTCGACTCCGGATCCGCAGCGAGCGCTCCGCGCCCGACGAACGGCTCGATGTCGGCTTCGAGCGCGTCGAGCAGGTCACCGCCTACGAGGTGAGCGACAGGAGCGATCTCCGGCTCACCGGCAGCGAGGAGGACCTGCGCCAGCGGATCCTCGACGACCCGGCGCTCGTCGAAGCGGGCTTCGAACCGACGGCAACGGAGCGGGAAACGACCGCCGGTCCGGTCGACATCTTCGGCGGGGACGACGCGGGCCGGCCGGTCGTCGTGGAGTTGAAACGCCGTCGCGTCGGTCCGTCGGCGGCGAGTCAGCTCCGGCGCTACGTCGAGGCAGTCGACGAGGAGTTCCCCGACGAGGGCGTTCGCGGCCTGCTCGTCGCCCCGTCGGTCACTGACCGGGCGGCGGCGCTGCTCGAGGAGCTCGATTTGGAGTTCGTCCCGGTCGAGCCGGTGCAGACCGGGTCGTCGGCACAGACCGATTCGCCGACGCGGTCGGAGCCGACCACGTCCGAGTGA
- a CDS encoding metallophosphoesterase family protein, with translation MLVGLCSDTHDNLGLAERAVDTFEREGVDAVIHCGDVLAPFTAAVFDADFDFHAVRGNNDGEWALAETIEAFGTYHGESAHLTFRGSDSTDVGDEPNGDVAPDDGVDVAVYHGTSERLVDALVDCGEYDYVVRGHTHERGIETRDGTVHVNPGGLPFDGADDAYHVAVLDTDTGDVNFREIDA, from the coding sequence ATGCTCGTCGGACTCTGTTCGGACACGCACGACAACCTCGGTCTCGCAGAGCGAGCGGTCGACACCTTCGAGCGCGAGGGCGTCGACGCTGTGATCCACTGCGGCGACGTCCTCGCGCCGTTCACCGCGGCGGTCTTCGACGCCGACTTCGACTTTCACGCCGTCCGCGGCAACAACGACGGCGAGTGGGCGCTGGCCGAGACGATAGAAGCGTTCGGCACGTACCACGGCGAGAGCGCGCACCTGACGTTCCGAGGTTCCGACTCCACTGACGTCGGCGACGAGCCAAATGGTGACGTCGCCCCGGACGATGGCGTCGACGTCGCCGTCTACCACGGCACCAGCGAGCGACTCGTCGACGCGCTCGTCGACTGCGGCGAGTACGACTACGTCGTCCGCGGCCACACCCACGAACGCGGGATCGAGACGCGTGACGGGACGGTTCACGTCAACCCCGGCGGCCTCCCGTTCGATGGTGCCGACGACGCCTACCACGTGGCGGTTCTCGACACGGACACCGGAGACGTGAACTTCCGCGAGATCGACGCCTAG
- a CDS encoding 50S ribosomal protein L16, whose product MSDKPASMYRELSKPSYTRRDYVTGIPGSKIAQHNMGNLQTGPEDYPVQISLRLEEECQVRHGSLESARLSANRVMLKEVGQEHYKMVLRKFPHQILRENKQATGAGADRVSDGMRQAFGKPVGTAARVQNNERVFTIYCQPEHADIAKDALRRAYNKMSPPCRIDVEKGEKLLVS is encoded by the coding sequence ATGTCCGACAAACCCGCCTCAATGTACCGGGAACTGTCGAAGCCGTCCTACACGCGGCGCGACTACGTCACGGGGATTCCCGGCTCGAAGATCGCACAGCACAATATGGGCAACCTCCAGACCGGTCCCGAGGACTACCCGGTCCAGATCAGCCTCCGCCTCGAAGAGGAGTGTCAGGTCCGCCACGGCTCGCTCGAATCCGCGCGGCTTTCGGCGAACCGCGTGATGCTCAAGGAGGTCGGACAGGAGCACTACAAGATGGTGCTCCGGAAGTTCCCCCACCAGATCCTGCGCGAGAACAAGCAGGCGACCGGTGCGGGTGCGGACCGTGTTTCCGACGGAATGCGCCAGGCGTTCGGCAAGCCCGTCGGCACCGCCGCGCGCGTTCAGAACAACGAGCGCGTCTTCACCATCTACTGTCAACCCGAACACGCCGACATCGCGAAGGACGCGCTCCGCCGCGCCTACAACAAGATGTCGCCGCCGTGCCGAATCGACGTCGAGAAGGGCGAGAAGCTCCTCGTTTCCTGA
- a CDS encoding DUF2391 family protein yields the protein MPDDTHPPDVEPSDSDRDDLERLLAEFDALAETVDSPKERERVRSARRAAVVAVADAPVFGRVIRGFDRADLAEAFLGCVLFGIPMFVEGGTNEVGQHLATHPISLVGTLVGTVGLVVGILYVADIQDVRVQDPLFGVVPRRLVAVLGVSFLTAAVVMTAWGRVGWGEPVLALGDVVVAFVPMAIGAALGDILPGT from the coding sequence GTGCCCGACGACACGCATCCACCGGACGTCGAACCGTCCGATTCCGACCGCGACGACTTAGAACGACTGCTGGCGGAGTTCGACGCCTTAGCGGAGACGGTCGACTCCCCGAAAGAGCGAGAGCGCGTTCGCAGCGCCCGCCGCGCCGCGGTCGTCGCGGTCGCCGACGCGCCAGTCTTCGGCAGAGTGATCCGCGGGTTCGACCGCGCCGACCTCGCGGAGGCGTTCCTCGGCTGCGTCCTGTTCGGCATCCCGATGTTCGTCGAGGGAGGGACCAACGAGGTCGGTCAGCACCTCGCCACGCACCCGATCTCGCTCGTCGGGACGCTCGTCGGGACGGTCGGCCTCGTCGTCGGCATCCTCTACGTCGCCGACATTCAGGACGTCCGGGTCCAAGACCCGCTTTTCGGCGTCGTTCCCCGACGGCTCGTCGCCGTCCTCGGCGTCTCGTTTCTCACGGCGGCCGTCGTGATGACCGCGTGGGGGCGCGTCGGGTGGGGGGAACCGGTGCTGGCGCTCGGCGATGTCGTCGTCGCGTTCGTCCCGATGGCCATCGGCGCGGCGCTCGGGGACATCCTGCCGGGAACCTGA
- a CDS encoding phosphoglycerate kinase, with translation MSPATPTATFDTLDDLPADQRVLVRLDLNSPIEGGEPQDNRRFERHAETVRELAEAGHRVVLLAHQGRPGRDDFVSLAGHAEILAEHVGRDVDFVADTYGQKAIDAVRALEAGEILLLENTRMCDDELPEEAPETKAESEFVRALAPHFDAYVNDAYSAAHRSHASLVGFPLVLPAYAGRVMQTEYEANTAIAGKEFDGRVTMVVGGTKATDVIDVMNNLGTKVDDFLLGGIAGELFLRAAGAPVGFDLDPDADLYDSQWAANHEVVEEMLDERGEQITLATDLAYEDDGGERAEIDVDVIEEKDVSFLDVGTDTAEGYADVVRNSEAVFVKGALGVFEDERFSVGTVRVLEAIAETDCFSVVGGGDTSRAIEMYGMDEADFDHVSIAGGAYIRALTGQPLAGVEALKRD, from the coding sequence ATGTCACCAGCCACTCCGACCGCCACGTTCGACACGCTCGACGACCTCCCCGCCGACCAGCGCGTCCTCGTCCGCCTCGATCTGAACTCGCCGATCGAGGGCGGCGAGCCGCAGGACAACCGCCGCTTCGAACGCCACGCGGAGACCGTTCGTGAACTGGCCGAGGCGGGCCACCGCGTCGTTCTCCTCGCCCATCAGGGCCGCCCCGGTCGCGACGACTTCGTCTCGCTCGCGGGACACGCCGAAATCTTGGCCGAACACGTCGGCCGCGATGTCGACTTCGTCGCCGACACGTATGGACAAAAAGCGATCGACGCCGTCCGAGCGCTCGAAGCGGGCGAGATTCTGCTCCTCGAAAACACGCGGATGTGCGACGACGAACTCCCCGAGGAAGCGCCCGAGACGAAGGCCGAAAGCGAGTTCGTGCGAGCGCTCGCGCCCCACTTCGACGCGTACGTCAACGACGCGTACTCGGCGGCGCACCGCTCGCACGCCTCGCTCGTCGGCTTCCCGCTCGTACTCCCCGCGTACGCCGGGCGCGTGATGCAGACGGAGTACGAGGCCAACACCGCGATCGCGGGCAAGGAGTTCGACGGGCGGGTGACGATGGTCGTCGGCGGCACGAAGGCGACGGACGTCATCGACGTGATGAACAATTTAGGGACCAAAGTCGACGACTTCCTGCTCGGCGGCATCGCGGGGGAGTTGTTCCTCCGCGCCGCAGGCGCGCCCGTCGGCTTCGACCTCGATCCCGATGCGGACCTCTATGACTCCCAGTGGGCGGCCAACCACGAGGTCGTCGAGGAGATGCTCGACGAGCGCGGCGAGCAGATAACGCTCGCGACGGATCTCGCGTACGAAGACGACGGCGGCGAGCGCGCCGAGATCGACGTCGACGTGATCGAGGAGAAAGACGTGTCGTTCCTCGACGTCGGCACCGACACCGCCGAGGGCTACGCCGATGTCGTCCGCAACTCCGAGGCCGTCTTCGTGAAGGGCGCGCTCGGCGTCTTCGAGGACGAGCGGTTCTCCGTCGGGACCGTCCGGGTGTTAGAAGCGATCGCCGAGACCGACTGCTTCTCGGTCGTCGGCGGCGGCGACACCTCCCGCGCGATCGAGATGTACGGGATGGACGAGGCCGACTTCGATCACGTTTCCATTGCGGGCGGCGCGTACATCCGCGCGCTGACTGGGCAGCCGCTCGCCGGCGTCGAAGCGCTGAAGCGAGACTGA
- a CDS encoding aminopeptidase, with protein sequence MSNDGLATAATTAVRQCMALDASESCVIVTDDERRPIGEALYDAARAVTDDATILRYPPGDQHGEEPPAPVAAAMAAADVFLAPTTKSVSHTRARGKACEAGARGATLPGITEDVFVTGLDADYDAIAQHCRDVLEQVEDAEEIRVTAPAGTDITFEPGDREWNTDTGIVHEAGGFSNLPAGEVFVSPVTANGTYVVDGTMRPHGLLEAGETLRFEVEDGYVTEISDDEIRSQVETAAEEVGRDAYNLAELGIGTNVGVTELVGSVLLDEKAAGTVHIAIGDDAGIGGDTDAPLHLDGIIREPTVRADGEAVELPR encoded by the coding sequence ATGTCGAACGACGGACTCGCGACCGCCGCGACGACGGCGGTCCGACAGTGTATGGCGCTCGACGCGTCGGAGTCGTGCGTGATCGTGACTGACGACGAGCGCCGGCCGATCGGCGAGGCGCTCTACGACGCCGCGCGCGCGGTCACGGACGACGCGACGATCCTCCGCTATCCACCGGGCGACCAGCACGGCGAGGAGCCGCCCGCGCCGGTCGCCGCCGCGATGGCCGCCGCGGACGTCTTCCTCGCGCCGACGACGAAGAGCGTCAGTCACACCCGGGCCCGCGGGAAGGCCTGCGAGGCCGGCGCGCGCGGGGCGACGCTCCCCGGAATCACCGAAGACGTCTTCGTGACTGGCTTGGACGCCGACTACGACGCCATCGCTCAGCACTGTCGAGACGTGCTCGAACAGGTCGAAGACGCCGAGGAGATCCGCGTCACCGCGCCCGCCGGCACGGACATCACGTTCGAGCCCGGCGACCGCGAGTGGAACACTGACACTGGAATCGTCCACGAGGCCGGGGGGTTCTCGAATCTGCCCGCCGGAGAGGTGTTCGTCTCGCCGGTGACCGCCAACGGCACCTACGTCGTCGACGGGACGATGCGCCCACACGGACTACTCGAGGCGGGCGAGACGCTGCGCTTCGAGGTCGAGGACGGCTACGTGACCGAGATCTCGGACGACGAGATTCGAAGCCAAGTCGAGACCGCGGCCGAGGAGGTCGGCCGCGACGCCTACAACCTCGCGGAGCTCGGGATCGGGACCAACGTCGGCGTGACCGAACTGGTCGGCTCGGTCCTCTTAGACGAGAAGGCTGCCGGAACCGTCCATATCGCCATCGGCGACGACGCGGGGATCGGCGGCGACACCGACGCGCCGCTGCACCTCGACGGTATCATTCGGGAGCCGACCGTGCGGGCGGATGGGGAGGCAGTGGAACTGCCTCGATGA
- the gap gene encoding type I glyceraldehyde-3-phosphate dehydrogenase, whose product MSEKSNLDSTADVDDTVRVALNGFGRIGRNVFRAVRDHPRVELVGINDVMDFEDMAYLAKYDTVMGRLDEVARDGDALAVGDTSVPLFNVQDPTNLPWDDLDVDVALECTGIFRTKEDASAHLEAGAEKVVISAPPKGDDPVKQLVYGVNHDEYDGENVVSNASCTTNSISPVAKVLDEEFGIEHGLLTTVHAYTGSQNLIDSPHSKQRRGRAAAENIVPTSTGAAQATTEILPQLEGKLDGMAIRVPVPNGSITELVVSLDAAPSVEELNDAFRAAADSGPLAGVLGYTDDEVVSSDIQGLPFSSTVDLQSTNAVNGGGLYKILTWYDNEYGFSNRMLDVAHFVTHD is encoded by the coding sequence ATGAGTGAAAAATCCAATTTGGATTCCACCGCCGACGTCGACGACACCGTTCGGGTCGCGCTGAACGGATTCGGTCGGATCGGTCGAAACGTCTTCCGTGCCGTGCGCGACCACCCGAGAGTCGAACTCGTCGGCATCAACGACGTGATGGATTTCGAGGATATGGCGTATCTCGCGAAGTACGACACCGTGATGGGCCGCCTCGATGAGGTCGCTCGGGACGGCGACGCCCTCGCCGTCGGCGACACGTCGGTCCCGCTTTTCAACGTGCAGGACCCAACGAACCTCCCGTGGGACGACCTCGACGTCGACGTCGCTCTCGAATGCACCGGTATCTTCCGCACGAAGGAAGACGCCTCCGCACACCTCGAAGCGGGTGCCGAGAAGGTCGTCATCTCCGCGCCGCCGAAGGGCGACGACCCCGTCAAACAGCTCGTGTACGGCGTCAACCACGACGAGTACGACGGCGAGAACGTCGTCTCGAACGCCTCGTGTACGACGAACTCCATCAGTCCCGTCGCGAAGGTGCTCGACGAGGAGTTCGGCATCGAACACGGACTGCTCACGACGGTCCACGCCTACACCGGCAGCCAGAACCTCATCGACAGCCCGCACTCCAAACAGCGTCGCGGACGCGCGGCCGCCGAGAACATCGTCCCGACCTCGACCGGCGCGGCGCAGGCGACGACTGAGATCCTCCCGCAGCTCGAAGGCAAGCTCGACGGGATGGCGATCCGCGTCCCCGTCCCGAACGGCTCGATCACGGAACTCGTCGTCTCGCTCGACGCCGCCCCCTCCGTCGAGGAACTCAACGACGCCTTCCGCGCGGCCGCCGACTCCGGCCCGCTCGCGGGCGTCCTCGGCTACACCGACGACGAGGTCGTCTCGTCCGATATTCAGGGACTGCCCTTCTCCTCGACGGTCGACCTGCAGTCGACGAACGCCGTCAACGGCGGCGGGCTCTACAAGATCCTGACGTGGTACGACAACGAGTACGGCTTCTCGAACCGGATGCTCGACGTCGCACACTTCGTCACCCACGACTGA
- a CDS encoding HVO_0476 family zinc finger protein, with protein MSAPQDRLAVECPSCSPAESMVHEVLKEGSGHNTVRCSECGHVHKVQIESETEVERDVIISQDDESFSTTVDAPPAETIAVGEEFIVDSPEAIMLVRITGIEIGPEQRVEEAAIEDIDTIWTRAVDNVTVKVTVNPKEGTGDREDTRSFDVQLPGDHEFVVGETESFGDEEFSIKAIQVRQDAPEYRHGKFDHEGDMVYAKDVKRLYGTDKTTSAWSAW; from the coding sequence ATGAGCGCACCTCAGGACCGCCTCGCGGTCGAATGTCCCTCCTGTTCGCCCGCCGAATCGATGGTCCACGAAGTACTGAAGGAGGGGAGCGGACACAACACGGTCCGGTGCAGCGAGTGCGGTCACGTGCACAAAGTACAGATCGAATCGGAGACCGAGGTCGAACGAGACGTCATCATCTCTCAGGACGACGAGTCGTTCTCGACGACCGTCGACGCGCCACCGGCGGAGACCATCGCCGTCGGCGAGGAGTTCATCGTCGACAGCCCCGAGGCGATTATGCTCGTTCGGATCACCGGGATCGAAATCGGTCCCGAACAGCGCGTCGAGGAGGCGGCAATCGAGGACATCGACACCATCTGGACCCGCGCGGTCGACAACGTCACCGTGAAGGTGACCGTCAACCCGAAGGAGGGCACCGGCGACCGCGAGGACACCCGGAGCTTCGACGTTCAACTGCCGGGCGATCACGAGTTCGTCGTCGGCGAGACCGAGTCCTTCGGCGACGAGGAGTTCTCGATCAAGGCGATTCAGGTCCGACAGGACGCGCCGGAGTACCGCCACGGCAAGTTCGATCACGAGGGCGATATGGTGTATGCGAAGGACGTCAAACGACTCTACGGCACGGACAAGACCACGTCGGCTTGGTCGGCTTGGTGA
- a CDS encoding VanZ family protein, with protein MDDGAVSQQNSRSRRPSHPSRHRSSRRARRLAASWIGLVVLVSVVDPAVVFDAVSGVANAASEPTASGSNPGASIGIVGATASRINVFALSHVVAYGVLAWLLADGLGGRGGTDGGGSHRGRRLLIAVILASIVGLGVELAQAPLPVRTASTVDAAVNALGAVAGVGVREGIRAARGSRH; from the coding sequence ATGGACGACGGCGCAGTATCGCAGCAAAACAGCCGCTCGCGACGCCCCTCACATCCCTCGCGACACCGCTCGTCGCGACGCGCTCGCCGCCTCGCAGCGTCGTGGATCGGGCTCGTCGTCCTCGTCTCCGTCGTCGATCCGGCGGTCGTGTTCGACGCGGTCTCGGGGGTCGCAAACGCCGCGTCCGAGCCCACCGCCTCCGGATCCAATCCGGGCGCATCAATCGGCATCGTCGGTGCCACCGCGTCCCGAATCAACGTCTTCGCGTTATCGCACGTCGTCGCGTACGGCGTCCTCGCGTGGCTCCTCGCGGACGGACTCGGTGGACGCGGCGGCACCGACGGGGGCGGGAGTCACCGGGGCCGACGGTTGCTGATTGCCGTCATCCTCGCCTCCATCGTCGGCCTCGGCGTCGAATTAGCCCAAGCGCCGCTTCCGGTCCGCACGGCGAGCACCGTCGACGCCGCGGTCAACGCGCTCGGCGCGGTCGCGGGCGTCGGCGTCCGCGAAGGGATTCGAGCGGCGCGGGGCTCACGTCACTGA
- a CDS encoding type 1 glutamine amidotransferase, with product MVAGVVESDVILVLENEVDTDARYFVPEIRRHLEAAGARVRVYTYADSGGRPDALAEAEAVVLSGSTAGVYETASYPWMDELRALVPELVGERVPTLGICFGHQLVNDALGGTVEHRGLRKGIETVSFDDDPLFDGVGRRVPMVHGDFVTELGERMERIATADYYEYLGSRHRDAPLWTVQYHPEFTAALLPQIEGDFGWPTNDRDREFDGVSVERTFENFVRLATE from the coding sequence ATGGTCGCGGGCGTCGTCGAATCAGACGTGATACTCGTCCTCGAAAACGAGGTGGACACGGACGCCCGCTACTTCGTCCCCGAGATCCGCCGGCATCTCGAAGCCGCGGGCGCACGCGTTCGAGTCTACACGTACGCCGATTCGGGCGGTCGACCCGACGCGCTCGCGGAGGCCGAGGCCGTCGTCCTCTCCGGAAGCACTGCGGGCGTCTACGAGACAGCGTCGTATCCGTGGATGGACGAGTTGCGCGCGCTGGTCCCGGAACTCGTCGGAGAACGCGTTCCGACGCTCGGCATCTGTTTCGGGCATCAACTCGTCAACGACGCGCTGGGCGGCACCGTCGAGCACCGCGGCCTCCGGAAGGGAATCGAGACAGTCAGTTTCGACGACGACCCGCTGTTCGACGGCGTCGGTCGCCGCGTCCCGATGGTCCACGGCGACTTCGTGACGGAACTGGGAGAGAGAATGGAACGGATCGCCACCGCGGACTACTACGAGTACCTCGGGAGTCGACACCGCGACGCGCCGCTGTGGACCGTCCAGTACCACCCGGAGTTCACCGCCGCGCTCCTCCCACAGATCGAAGGCGACTTCGGTTGGCCGACGAACGACCGCGACCGCGAGTTCGACGGTGTCTCCGTCGAGCGGACGTTCGAGAATTTCGTTCGGCTGGCGACCGAATAG
- a CDS encoding protein-L-isoaspartate(D-aspartate) O-methyltransferase → MSDTAADERHALVERLRERGHVESDRVAAALDAVPRHEFVPAGLRDRAYADRPLSIGNGQTVSAPHMVAVMSELLAPDRDDRVLEIGAGCGYHAAVTAELVPSGDVYSIEYDADLAADARGRLARLGYDDRVSISVGDGREGWPDRAPFDGAYLTCAAPDVPPALREQAAPGGRIIAPVGDVRQELVVLDKRDDGAFERSEHGGVRFVRIRG, encoded by the coding sequence GTGAGCGATACCGCTGCGGACGAGCGGCACGCGCTCGTCGAGCGACTGCGCGAGCGCGGACACGTCGAGAGCGACCGCGTCGCCGCCGCGCTGGACGCCGTGCCGAGACACGAGTTCGTCCCCGCGGGGCTCCGCGACCGCGCGTACGCCGACCGGCCGCTCTCGATCGGCAACGGACAGACCGTGAGCGCGCCGCATATGGTCGCGGTGATGTCGGAACTGCTCGCTCCCGACCGCGACGACCGCGTGTTGGAGATCGGCGCGGGCTGTGGCTACCACGCCGCGGTGACCGCCGAATTGGTCCCGTCAGGGGACGTCTACTCGATCGAGTACGACGCCGACCTCGCGGCGGACGCCCGCGGTCGACTCGCCCGCCTCGGCTACGACGACCGTGTTTCGATCAGCGTCGGCGACGGCCGCGAGGGATGGCCCGACCGCGCACCGTTCGACGGGGCGTACCTCACCTGCGCCGCGCCCGACGTTCCCCCCGCCCTCCGCGAGCAGGCTGCGCCCGGCGGACGGATCATCGCCCCCGTGGGTGACGTCCGTCAGGAGCTCGTCGTGCTCGACAAACGAGATGATGGGGCCTTCGAGCGGAGCGAACACGGCGGCGTCCGATTCGTTCGCATTCGCGGGTGA
- a CDS encoding type II glyceraldehyde-3-phosphate dehydrogenase, whose protein sequence is MIRVGVNGYGTIGKRVADAVAAQPDMEVVGVAKTQPNFEAHTAVERGYPMYAAIPERAPLFGDAGIETAGVVDELVADADVIVDCTPSGIGAENRSLYTSYNTPAIFQGGEGSEVAQVSFNARSNYDDARGADTVRVVSCNTTGLSRIVAPLEEEYGVEKVRATLVRRGGDPGQNSRGPINDILPNPIEIPSHHGPDVKTIFPDLEIDTMGLKVPATLMHVHALNVTLGSDVTAAHVRQLLEGESRVYVIPEGLGLDGAGKLKDFALDAGRPRGDLWENCVWGESIAVEGRDLYLFQAIHQESDVIPENVDAIRAMTESADADESIERTNRTIGIGLAGDPSGFNESDRVGVETADD, encoded by the coding sequence ATGATACGAGTGGGTGTCAACGGCTACGGAACGATCGGTAAACGCGTCGCCGACGCCGTCGCGGCCCAGCCGGATATGGAGGTCGTGGGCGTCGCCAAGACGCAACCCAACTTCGAGGCCCACACCGCCGTCGAGCGCGGGTACCCGATGTACGCGGCGATCCCCGAGCGCGCGCCGCTGTTCGGCGACGCCGGAATCGAGACCGCTGGCGTCGTCGACGAACTCGTCGCCGACGCCGACGTGATAGTCGATTGCACGCCGTCGGGCATCGGCGCGGAGAACCGATCGCTGTACACCTCCTACAACACGCCCGCGATCTTCCAAGGCGGCGAGGGGTCGGAGGTCGCGCAGGTGAGCTTCAACGCCCGATCGAACTACGACGACGCCCGCGGCGCGGATACCGTCCGCGTCGTCTCCTGTAACACGACCGGCCTGTCGCGGATCGTCGCACCACTCGAGGAGGAGTACGGCGTCGAGAAGGTCCGCGCGACGCTCGTCCGCCGCGGCGGCGACCCGGGCCAGAACTCCCGCGGACCGATCAACGACATCCTCCCGAACCCGATCGAGATCCCCTCGCACCACGGCCCCGACGTGAAGACGATCTTCCCCGACCTCGAAATCGACACGATGGGGCTGAAGGTTCCCGCGACGCTGATGCACGTCCACGCGCTCAACGTCACACTGGGATCTGACGTGACCGCCGCGCACGTCCGCCAGCTCTTAGAGGGCGAATCGCGCGTCTACGTCATTCCGGAGGGACTCGGCCTCGACGGAGCGGGGAAGTTGAAAGACTTCGCGCTCGACGCCGGACGTCCGCGCGGCGACCTCTGGGAGAACTGCGTGTGGGGCGAGTCGATCGCCGTCGAGGGTCGCGACCTGTATCTCTTCCAAGCGATTCACCAAGAGTCCGACGTCATCCCCGAGAACGTCGACGCGATCCGCGCGATGACCGAGTCCGCCGACGCCGACGAGAGCATCGAGCGCACGAACCGGACGATCGGGATCGGTCTCGCGGGCGACCCCTCGGGGTTCAACGAATCCGATCGCGTCGGCGTCGAGACCGCCGACGACTGA